The DNA segment TCGCGTCGTCATAGGTCGAGAAATCGACCAGCGTTCCGAGCATTTGCAGGTAGGACACCAGAGCGTCCATTTCGGTCAGCCTGGCCGGGTCGCCGTCGAAATCGCCGACCTTCGCCTTCGGGTAGCGCTGAAGCAGCGCCGTCGTGTCCGCGTTCGGATCGGCCTGAGCCCTCGTGTCGGCCTCGGCATTCGCCAGCATGTCGTCGCTATAAGGCACACCCACGTCCTCGTTGGCCTTGAGGTCCATTCCGACATCTTTGACCGTCACCTCCTGCTCCTTGAGGAAGGCGTAGCTCGGCATGATGGATTCCGGCACGACGGCGCGCGGATTTGCGAGATGCTGGACATGCCATTCGTTCGAATAGCGGCCTCCGACACGAGCCAGGTCCGGGCCGGTGCGCTTGGAACCCCACTGGAAGGGGTGATCATACATGGACTCGGCCGCCAGCGAGTAATGGCCGTAGCGTTCCACCTCATCTCGGAACGGCCGTATCATCTGGCTGTGGCAGAGATAGCAGCCTTCGCGAATGTAGATGTTTCGTCCCGCCAGCTCGAGAGGAGTGTAGGGACGCATCCCCTCCACCTTCTCGATGGTGTTCTGGAGATAGAACAGAGGAGCGATTTCGACGATGCCGCCGATGCTCACGACGAGGAGCGAACCGACAAGAAGGAGGGTGGCGTTCTTCTCGAGGATCTTATGCTTGTCTAATATCGATGCCATTTTTCACCTCACTCGGCAGGCTGTGCCTGGGGCACGTAAGCGGTCGGAATAGCTAGCTCATCGCGCAGGTGGCCGCGGATCGTCATGAAGACGTTCCAAGCCATCACGATCCCACCGGCCAGATAGAGGCCGCCTCCGACGACGCGCAGCACGTAGTATGGGAACATCGCTGCCACCGTTTCCGCGAAGGAATAGACGAGGAAGCCCTGGGAATTGTATTCGCGCCACATCAGCCCCTGCTGGATGCCGGCGACCCAGAGGACCGCGGCGTAGATCACGATGCCGAGGGTTGCGAGCCAGAAGTGCCAGTTGACCATCCGCAGGCTGTAGAGACGCTCGCGTCCCCAGAGCTTGGGCGTCAGGTAATAGATCGCCCCGAAGGTGATCATGCCCACCCAGCCGAGCGCGCCGGAATGCACGTGGCCGATCGTCCATTCGGTATAGTGGCTGAGCGAATTGACTGTTTTGACCGACATCATCGGGCCTTCGAAGGTCGACATGCCGTAAAAGGCGATGGCGACGATCATCATGCGGATGATCGGGTCCGTGCGGATCTTGTCCCAGGCGCCCGACAGGGTCATCAGGCCGTTGATCATGCCGCCCCAGGAGGGCATCCAGAGCATGACCGAGAAGACCATGCCGAGAGTCTGAGCCCAGTCGGGCAGCGCCGTGTAATGCAGGTGGTGCGGGCCGGCCCAGATATACATGAAGATCA comes from the Rhizobium leguminosarum genome and includes:
- the ccoO gene encoding cytochrome-c oxidase, cbb3-type subunit II, yielding MASILDKHKILEKNATLLLVGSLLVVSIGGIVEIAPLFYLQNTIEKVEGMRPYTPLELAGRNIYIREGCYLCHSQMIRPFRDEVERYGHYSLAAESMYDHPFQWGSKRTGPDLARVGGRYSNEWHVQHLANPRAVVPESIMPSYAFLKEQEVTVKDVGMDLKANEDVGVPYSDDMLANAEADTRAQADPNADTTALLQRYPKAKVGDFDGDPARLTEMDALVSYLQMLGTLVDFSTYDDATGYR